A single genomic interval of Oncorhynchus mykiss isolate Arlee chromosome 13, USDA_OmykA_1.1, whole genome shotgun sequence harbors:
- the LOC110485877 gene encoding neuroblast differentiation-associated protein AHNAK isoform X2: MPGHRRGRSLSEGLMLEESEKGGLVVSSVIGGSSGNQGLKEGDEIVGATINFDQLSKDDVLKILKLMDDNGFDEKVQVLTKNNLSKSMGTLDSVKAPEEMLKDSYNRLYNAKINRFMKDDSPGQPAGAGERGSHNGQVKGKGPRPLWGKPKVKGDLKPPVLTMDYPVVETHKVDAPTYLESPDLKFSAQKLKVPKLDVNGAVPDARGGELSLPNTNISTSDLSLPHLNGSLNIDAPSVNLERPYLETDIDAIDAPEFDMSLPKDDIKGPNLDLKVIDPLPKVRGDINVPEAELNLPEGVVTGPTLNINTPKLDNERTGKMFKMPKFGPSVNVPSLEVGTPNMRIPDKDMPGVNLKGPQLDLQSPDVNLKGPNLDLQAPDVSMMNMPSSKIRVRSSKKLKNPNLDVDDPSGYFELPKVRLSRRVPKGPDLDIDAVLKTQDMHLKTSLIGAPDLNVPDVDLPSVDIKGSKIDLELPDANIGIPSGKIKTPSLGMADFDISGPRVRTPDLDRSADEMCLSDVCLPDLSTPDIGITSGKFKLTKPHAELKAPDFNVDAPSGKLKMPKFGFSGLKRPDLGIDADVKTPKLSLKAPKIKGGLDAPDLDLPKVDLKSPKLDANTPDIDIDAPSGKFKVPTFKMPKCTLSGPRGPEFGIDGELDGPDLSLSSSKLKQPDVDVGSPSGKFKMPIFKMPDFGFSGPDVQGPDFEVKNPNLDLSAPKFKGGISHPDLDLPDVDLKGPKLDLNAPDVNFNMPSGKVKVPTLKKPKVDLNAPDLDGPSGNLKMPKFGLSGKMPKSLKLNLKAPKMKGGINFPDADLKSAKLDMTAPDLDINAPSGKFKMPKFRGLKGPNVDINGAIEGPDLNLSSPKLKGPKAHLNIPDIPHIDSPSGKFKMPTFKMPHLGLSGPKVKGPDLDLSAPKFKGGISHPDLDLPDVDLKGPKLDLNAPDVNFNMPSGKVKVPTLKKPKVDLNAPDLDIDGPSGHLKMPKFGLSGKMPKSPKLNLKAPKMKGGIDFPDLNLPDADLKAAKLDMTAPDLDINAPTGKFKMPKFRGLKGPNVDINGAIEGPDMNLSSPKLKGPKADLNIPDADIDSPSGKFKMPTFKMPHLGVSGPKVKGPDLDLSAPRFKGGISHPDLDLPDVDLKGPKLDLNAPDVHFNMPSGKVKVPTFKKPKVDLNAPDLDIDDTSGHLKMPKFGLSGKMPKSPKLNLKAPKMKAGIDFPDLNLPDADLKAAKLDMTAPDLDINAPTGKFKMPKFRGLKGPNVDINGAIEGPDMNLSSPKLKGPKADLNIPDADIDSPSGKFKMPTFKMPDLGLSGPKVKGPDLDLSAPRFKGGISHPDLDLPDVDLKGPKLDLNAPDVNFNMPSGKVKVPTLKKPTVDLNAPDLDIDDPSGHLKMPKFGLSGKMPKSTKMNLKAPKIKGGIDSPDMNVPDADLKAPKLDVNTPDLYINAPSGKFKMPKFKMPKFRGLKRPDVDIDGDLDGTEKDINAPIANLKGPKTGLKIPDLKMPDFGLSGPNVDAPDYDLPDIDLSAPKLKGGISPPDLRLPKDHLRGPKLDLNAPDMPSGRFRVPTIERQNGSIKTPGFDISTPTFKMPEMPKFMLSRPKRPDQDISADIGLKLSKMKGGIGSPDLDLPTVDLEAPKIDVDTPDMNIDSPSGNFKMPHLKMPKFSLSGLNGPDAGIDGDIDGPDLSLSAPKVNTGIGSPDLDINVPSGNLNGPQADLNLPDSDIAIQSRKFELQSFKLPQFGSPNLRAGTDMDFMKTHDISPPKAKVDLKAPDLKVSHPDVSLSLPKADIRGPEYKVASHSKRRSDIPGVAHLKLQAMDIDTEETLPHTDSKSRKVKGRVSYPIADIDLPKVEYEASGLELRGSDLNDPTGKLKIPKSKTKLGSHTRIPDLDVDSSLASINASVPKLPQPGYGVEVSQTDLNLSRTDFKGNKHHRKAPAGETGRTKRRSPKQSEIVMSMPNCTHGSNPKMSEDQEAYFVTAFPKHVKGDVPDGTGSLKNRHKEESNRRSQTLRSLDFSASNVDLEVPEDENLKGSTFWLSKLI, encoded by the exons ATG CCTGGTCACCGTAGGGGAAGGAGCCTCTCTGAGGGGCTGATGCTGGAGGAATCAGAAAAGGGAGGATTGGTCGTCTCCAGCGTTATCGGTGGCTCCTCTGGCAATCAGGGTCTCAAAGAAG GAGATGAAATTGTGGGTGCCACAATCAACTTTGACCAACTGTCGAAAGACGATGTGTTGAAAATACTGAAGCTGATGGATGATAATGGATTTGATGAGAAGGTTCAAGTTCTGACGAAAAATAATTTGAGCAAGAGTATGGGGACCTTGGACAGCGTCAAAGCACCAGAGGAG ATGCTGAAGGATTCATATAATAGACTCTACAATGCCAAAATAAATAGGTTCATGAAGGATGACAGCCCTGGACAACCTGCAGGTGCTGGGGAAAGAGGCTCCCATAATGGACAGGTGAAGGGCAAGGGACCGAGACCTCTCTGGGGCAAACCTAAAGTTAAAGGTGACCTCAAACCCCCTGTCCTCACCATGGATTACCCAGTTGTGGAGACACACAAAGTAGATGCTCCTACCTACCTAGAGTCTCCAGACCTCAAATTCTCTGCTCAAAAGTTAAAGGTGCCTAAACTTGATGTCAATGGAGCGGTACCTGATGCTCGCGGTGGAGAACTTTCATTGCCTAATACCAACATTAGTACATCAGATCTCTCCCTGCCTCATTTAAATGGGTCACTAAACATTGATGCTCCATCAGTTAACCTGGAAAGGCCATATCTTGAAACTGATATAGATGCTATCGATGCTCCAGAATTTGATATGTCTTTGCCCAAAGATGACATCAAAGGCCCTAATCTTGACCTGAAAGTTATAGATCCACTTCCCAAAGTTAGAGGAGATATCAATGTCCCGGAAGCAGAGCTCAATCTACCAGAGGGGGTTGTCACTGGACCTACTTTAAATATCAATACCCCAAAGCTTGATAATGAAAGAACAGGCAAAATGTTCAAAATGCCCAAATTTGGACCCAGCGTAAATGTACCCAGCCTTGAGGTTGGTACACCAAATATGAGGATCCCAGATAAAGATATGCCAGGAGTTAATCTTAAAGGTCCCCAACTAGACCTACAATCACCAGATGTTAATCTCAAAGGTCCTAATCTAGACCTGCAAGCCCCAGATGTCAGCATGATGAATATGCCTTCAAGTAAAATCAGAGTCCGGTCCTCCAAGAAACTGAAAAACCCAAACCTTGATGTGGATGATCCCTCTGGTTATTTTGAATTGCCTAAGGTTAGGCTCTCTCGCAGAGTACCAAAAGGACCAGATTTAGACATTGATGCCGTTTTAAAGACCCAAGACATGCATCTTAAAACCTCTTTGATTGGTGCTCCTGACCTGAATGTCCCTGATGTAGATTTACCTTCAGTAGACATTAAAGGTTCCAAAATAGATCTAGAGTTGCCAGATGCAAACATTGGTATCCCATCTGGGAAGATCAAAACACCAAGTCTTGGTATGGCTGACTTTGATATATCTGGACCAAGAGTTAGGACTCCAGACCTGGACCGCTCAGCGGATGAGATGTGTCTATCAGACGTCTGTTTGCCTGACCTCAGTACTCCAGATATCGGCATAACCTCAGGTAAATTCAAACTAACGAAACCACATGCAGAACTCAAAGCTCCTGATTTCAATGTGGATGCCCCCTCTGGTAAACTGAAGATGCCCAAATTTGGCTTCTCTGGCCTAAAAAGACCAGACTTGGGCATTGATGCTGATGTAAAAACACCAAAGCTAAGTCTCAAAGCTCCCAAGATAAAAGGTGGACTTGATGCACCTGACTTGGACTTACCCAAAGTCGACCTGAAATCACCTAAATTAGATGCAAACACTCCAGATATTGACATTGATGCACCTTCAGGAAAATTCAAAGTGCCAACGTTTAAGATGCCTAAATGTACCCTTTCGGGCCCTAGAGGGCCAGAGTTTGGCATTGATGGAGAGTTGGATGGACCAGACCTGAGCTTATCATCTTCCAAATTAAAACAGCCAGATGTGGATGTTGGTAGTCCATCTGGAAAATTCAAGATGCCAATATTTAAAATGCCAGACTTTGGCTTCTCAGGCCCAGATGTTCAAGGGCCTGACTTTGAGGTAAAGAATCCAAACTTGGATCTTTCAGCCCCCAAGTTTAAAGGGGGAATTAGTCACCCAGATTTGGATCTGCCAGATGTTGACCTCAAAGGCCCCAAACTAGACCTCAATGCACCAGATGTAAACTTTAATATGCCCTCAGGTAAAGTCAAAGTACCTACATTGAAGAAACCAAAGGTTGATCTGAATGCTCCTGATCTGGACGGCCCCTCTGGTAACCTGAAAATGCCCAAATTTGGGCTGTCTGGTAAAATGCCAAAATCTCTCAAATTGAATCTCAAAGCTCCAAAGATGAAGGGGGGAATTAATTTTCCAGACGCTGACCTCAAATCCGCTAAACTAGACATGACTGCTCCAGATCTTGACATCAATGCACCCTCAGGGAAATTCAAAATGCCTAAATTCAGAGGCCTGAAGGGACCAAATGTTGACATTAATGGCGCTATAGAGGGACCAGATCTGAACTTGTCATCTCCCAAACTCAAGGGTCCCAAAGCACACCTCAACATTCCAGATATTCCACATATTGACAGTCCATCGGGAAAATTCAAAATGCCAACTTTCAAGATGCCCCATTTAGGTTTATCTGGACCAAAAGTTAAGGGGCCTGACTTGGATCTTTCAGCCCCCAAGTTTAAAGGGGGAATTAGTCATCCAGATTTGGATCTGCCAGATGTTGACCTCAAAGGCCCCAAACTAGACCTCAATGCACCAGATGTAAACTTTAATATGCCCTCAGGTAAAGTCAAAGTACCTACATTGAAGAAACCAAAGGTTGATCTGAATGCTCCTGATCTGGACATTGATGGCCCCTCTGGTCACCTGAAAATGCCCAAATTTGGGCTGTCTGGTAAAATGCCAAAATCTCCCAAATTGAATCTCAAAGCTCCAAAGATGAAGGGGGGAATTGATTTTCCAGACCTGAATTTACCAGATGCTGACCTCAAAGCCGCTAAACTAGACATGACTGCTCCAGATCTTGACATCAATGCACCCACAGGGAAATTCAAAATGCCTAAATTCAGGGGCCTGAAGGGACCAAATGTTGACATTAATGGTGCTATAGAGGGACCAGATATGAACTTGTCATCTCCCAAACTCAAGGGTCCTAAAGCAGACCTCAACATTCCAGATGCTGATATTGACAGTCCATCAGGAAAATTCAAAATGCCAACTTTCAAGATGCCCCATTTAGGTGTATCTGGACCAAAAGTTAAGGGGCCTGACTTGGATCTTTCAGCCCCCAGGTTTAAAGGGGGAATTAGTCACCCAGATTTGGATCTGCCAGATGTTGACCTCAAAGGCCCCAAACTAGACCTCAATGCACCAGATGTACACTTTAATATGCCCTCAGGTAAAGTCAAAGTACCTACATTTAAGAAACCAAAGGTTGATCTGAATGCTCCTGATCTGGACATTGATGACACCTCTGGTCACCTGAAAATGCCCAAATTTGGGCTGTCTGGTAAAATGCCAAAATCTCCCAAATTGAATCTCAAAGCTCCAAAGATGAAGGCGGGAATTGATTTTCCAGACCTGAATTTACCAGATGCTGACCTCAAAGCCGCTAAACTAGACATGACTGCTCCAGATCTTGACATCAATGCACCCACAGGGAAATTCAAAATGCCTAAATTCAGGGGCCTGAAGGGACCAAATGTTGACATTAATGGCGCTATAGAGGGACCAGATATGAACTTGTCATCTCCCAAACTCAAGGGTCCTAAAGCAGACCTCAACATTCCAGATGCTGATATTGACAGTCCATCAGGAAAATTCAAAATGCCAACTTTCAAGATGCCAGATTTAGGTTTATCTGGACCAAAAGTTAAGGGGCCTGACTTGGATCTTTCAGCCCCCAGGTTTAAAGGGGGAATTAGTCACCCAGATTTGGATCTGCCAGATGTTGACCTCAAAGGCCCCAAACTAGACCTCAATGCACCAGATGTAAACTTTAATATGCCCTCAGGTAAAGTCAAAGTACCTACATTGAAGAAACCAACGGTTGATCTGAATGCTCCTGATCTGGACATTGATGACCCCTCTGGTCACCTGAAAATGCCCAAATTTGGGCTATCTGGTAAAATGCCAAAATCCACAAAAATGAATCTCAAAGCCCCAAAGATAAAGGGGGGAATTGATTCCCCAGACATGAATGTACCAGATGCTGACCTCAAAGCCCCTAAACTAGATGTGAATACCCCAGATCTTTACATAAATGCACCTTCTGGGAAATTCAAAATGCCCAAATTTAAAATGCCTAAATTCAGGGGCCTAAAGAGACCAGATGTTGACATTGATGGAGACTTAGACGGCACAGAAAAAGATATCAATGCCCCCATAGCTAATCTCAAAGGACCCAAAACAGGTCTAAAAATTCCTGATTTGAAGATGCCTGATTTCGGGCTATCTGGGCCAAATGTAGATGCACCTGATTATGACTTACCTGATATTGATCTCTCAGCCCCAAAGCTAAAAGGGGGAATCAGCCCCCCAGATTTGAGACTACCTAAGGATCATCTCAGAGGTCCCAAACTAGACCTCAATGCTCCAGATATGCCCTCAGGTAGATTCAGAGTTCCAACCATAGAGAGGCAAAATGGTAGCATCAAAACCCCTGGTTTTGACATCAGCACTCCTACATTCAAAATGCCCGAAATGCCTAAATTTATGTTGTCTAGACCAAAAAGACCAGATCAAGACATAAGTGCTGACATAGGTTTGAAATTGTCAAAGATGAAAGGTGGGATTGGTTCACCGGACCTGGACCTACCTACAGTTGACCTAGAAGCCCCTAAGATAGATGTAGACACTCCAGATATGAACATTGATTCCCCCTCTGGGAATTTCAAAATGCCCCACCTCAAAATGCCTAAATTCAGCCTTTCTGGTCTGAATGGTCCAGATGCTGGAATAGATGGAGACATTGATGGACCGGACCTGAGCTTGTCAGCCCCGAAAGTAAACACAGGGATCGGTAGTCCAGATTTAGACATAAATGTTCCCTCTGGAAATCTCAACGGCCCCCAAGCTGATCTCAATTTGCCAGACAGTGACATTGCTATACAATCTCGAAAATTTGAACTGCAATCCTTTAAATTGCCTCAGTTTGGAAGTCCCAACCTAAGGGCAGGTACAGATATGGACTTTATGAAAACACATGACATTTCTCCTCCAAAGGCTAAAGTGGATCTAAAAGCACCAGACTTGAAAGTTAGTCACCCAGATGTCAGCCTGAGTTTACCCAAAGCTGATATCAGAGGCCCAGAATACAAAGTGGCATCTCATAGTAAACGCAGATCTGATATCCCAGGTGTAGCGCATTTAAAATTGCAAGCAATGGACATAGATACCGAAGAGACACTGCCACACACTGATAGTAAGTCTAGGAAGGTCAAAGGAAGGGTCAGTTATCCCATTGCAGATATAGACTTGCCAAAAGTTGAGTACGAAGCATCTGGTTTGGAGCTGCGAGGTTCAGACCTTAACGATCCCACAGGGAAATTAAAAATTCCCAAATCTAAGACTAAATTGGGTAGTCATACAAGAATACCAGACCTTGATGTAGACTCAAGTCTTGCCAGTATTAACGCCTCAGTCCCTAAACTCCCACAGCCAGGGTATGGAGTAGAGGTTTCACAGACAGATTTAAATTTGAGCAGAACTGACTTCAAGGGCAATAAACATCATAGAAAAGCCCCAGCTGGTGAAACTGGCAGAACAAAAAGGAGAAGTCCAAAACAGTCTGAAATTGTAATGTCTATGCCAAATTGTACTCATGGTTCAAACCCCAAAATGTCTGAAGATCAAGAAGCATATTTTGTCACTGCATTTCCCAAACATGTCAAAGGGGATGTACCAGACGGAACTGGGAGCCTGAAAAATCGGCACAAGGAAGAGTCAAACCGTCGATCTCAAACACTCAGAAGTCTCGATTTCAGTGCATCAAATGTGGACCTTGAAGTTCCAGAAGATGAGAACTTAAAAGGGTCAACATTCTGGCTTTCAAAGCTTATATAG